A region of Fimbriimonadaceae bacterium DNA encodes the following proteins:
- the fieF gene encoding Ferrous-iron efflux pump FieF — protein MTVVAVIVKVAAGQASGSVSVLSEGLQSGADVLISFAVLQTVRWSTRPPDESHPYGHGKAELIMGLLQTVVVLAASAWILVMAHHRLMHPAAIEIDWGIAAMAYAVIANTCVGAYLGRVAKRTKSVALRSEVLHLRSDSLAALGVLVGLVAVGITGWTPLDPIVAAVFVVISMVAAGASLRDVLHPLMDGALPEEDRTRIEKTLEGIPSVRGWHNVRGRSMGSHHVLELHVLLDDDLSFVRAHEIAEQVESALSEALDGALVSVHYEPFAAEMRHRREEHGEL, from the coding sequence ATGACGGTTGTGGCCGTCATCGTCAAGGTTGCCGCTGGTCAGGCAAGCGGTAGCGTCAGCGTCCTGTCGGAGGGACTTCAGTCGGGCGCCGACGTACTCATCTCCTTTGCGGTTCTCCAAACTGTCCGATGGTCAACCCGGCCACCCGATGAGAGCCATCCTTATGGACACGGCAAGGCTGAGCTCATCATGGGGCTCCTGCAAACCGTCGTGGTCCTGGCAGCTTCCGCTTGGATATTGGTAATGGCACACCATCGCCTCATGCATCCGGCGGCTATCGAAATCGACTGGGGTATTGCCGCCATGGCTTACGCCGTGATTGCCAACACCTGTGTCGGCGCCTACCTGGGAAGGGTCGCCAAGCGAACGAAATCGGTTGCGCTTCGCTCCGAGGTGCTTCACTTGAGGAGCGACAGCCTAGCAGCGCTAGGAGTCTTGGTTGGTCTCGTGGCGGTCGGAATCACGGGCTGGACACCCCTTGATCCAATCGTGGCGGCCGTCTTTGTTGTGATATCAATGGTTGCTGCCGGAGCGAGCCTGCGAGACGTGCTGCACCCCTTGATGGATGGAGCGCTGCCCGAGGAGGACCGCACACGGATCGAAAAAACCCTGGAGGGGATTCCAAGTGTTCGCGGGTGGCATAACGTCAGAGGGCGCTCCATGGGCTCGCACCATGTGCTTGAGCTCCATGTTCTCCTCGACGACGACCTCTCGTTTGTCCGCGCGCACGAGATTGCCGAGCAAGTGGAGTCGGCTCTCAGCGAGGCTTTGGATGGCGCCCTTGTGAGTGTTCACTACGAGCCGTTTGCGGCGGAAATGCGCCACCGGAGGGAAGAGCATGGCGAGCTCTAG
- the sigR gene encoding ECF RNA polymerase sigma factor SigR — protein MLFRRREPNRERFERMAEEVFPSLYGTALRFTRDREDAEDLAQEAVIRAYEAFDRFDGRNFKAWILRILTNLYINRYRQRQRTGQAASLDDDNIAEPVAAAGEMPDRVLLEGLVGADVESALAKVPPDFRTAVILSDIEGLSYEEMAQALQIPIGTVRSRLARGRAILKRELLEFAMKEGYLKQGATD, from the coding sequence ATGCTCTTCCGCCGTCGGGAACCAAACCGAGAAAGGTTCGAGCGAATGGCCGAGGAAGTGTTTCCATCGCTTTACGGAACGGCTCTTCGCTTTACCCGAGATCGGGAAGATGCGGAGGATCTGGCTCAGGAAGCGGTGATTCGCGCTTACGAAGCCTTCGACCGGTTTGATGGACGAAACTTCAAAGCCTGGATCCTGCGGATTCTGACCAACCTCTACATCAACCGATATCGACAGCGGCAGCGGACTGGTCAGGCAGCGTCTTTGGATGACGACAATATTGCCGAACCAGTCGCGGCGGCAGGTGAAATGCCGGACCGGGTCCTGCTGGAAGGCTTGGTTGGCGCCGATGTGGAGAGCGCATTGGCAAAAGTACCACCAGACTTTCGGACGGCAGTGATCCTTAGCGATATAGAAGGATTGAGCTACGAAGAAATGGCGCAGGCGCTCCAGATACCGATTGGAACGGTACGATCGCGGTTGGCGCGTGGCCGAGCGATATTAAAGCGGGAACTATTGGAATTTGCAATGAAAGAAGGCTATCTAAAACAAGGAGCGACAGATTGA
- the bcp gene encoding putative peroxiredoxin bcp produces the protein MVEEGEAFPNFSLRDDGGNVVDNSVLAGRKAVLFFYPKDDTSGCTIEACQFRDALPQMSGVAVYGISPDSAKSHQKFIKKHALNFPLLVDENHGLADKLGIWVEKQLYGKKYMGVERTTFLIDQAGNILKIWRRVKPEGHSAEVTAALG, from the coding sequence ATGGTTGAAGAAGGAGAGGCCTTTCCCAATTTTTCGCTAAGAGACGATGGCGGCAACGTCGTCGACAACTCCGTTCTCGCCGGAAGGAAAGCCGTTTTATTCTTCTATCCGAAAGACGACACCTCCGGCTGCACGATTGAGGCCTGCCAATTCCGCGACGCGCTGCCTCAAATGAGTGGTGTCGCGGTGTACGGCATTAGCCCAGATAGCGCGAAGAGCCACCAGAAATTTATCAAGAAGCACGCCTTGAATTTCCCGTTACTTGTCGATGAGAACCATGGACTCGCGGACAAGCTCGGGATCTGGGTTGAGAAGCAGCTCTACGGGAAGAAGTACATGGGCGTGGAACGCACGACCTTCTTGATAGATCAGGCGGGAAACATCCTTAAGATCTGGCGAAGGGTTAAGCCGGAAGGGCACTCGGCGGAGGTCACGGCTGCACTTGGCTAA
- the sigM gene encoding ECF RNA polymerase sigma factor SigM, whose protein sequence is MTLDRMRKFDEFCGMAYQKALRFAKSIVREPEEAADILQEAFVKAYRAYEKTDELPTGPNWLYQIIRRVHIDRIRARNRRVQTVSLQETALTHPGFEPIDPDSDIERTVMAQVPDTEFEELLSSLTPDEERALRLSLREDITDVEMARQMNCSRTSFKRKMAVARRRLVQAVRTSGAVPAPGT, encoded by the coding sequence ATGACGCTAGATAGAATGCGGAAGTTTGACGAGTTTTGCGGAATGGCTTATCAGAAGGCCCTAAGATTCGCCAAAAGTATTGTCAGGGAGCCAGAGGAAGCTGCTGATATCCTGCAAGAGGCGTTCGTAAAGGCATACCGCGCTTACGAAAAGACCGATGAATTGCCGACGGGACCGAACTGGCTCTATCAGATCATCCGAAGGGTCCACATTGACCGAATCAGGGCGCGTAATCGCCGCGTTCAGACCGTATCTCTTCAGGAAACGGCGCTGACCCACCCTGGATTCGAGCCGATCGACCCGGACTCGGACATTGAACGGACTGTGATGGCTCAGGTCCCCGACACGGAATTCGAAGAGCTTCTTTCGAGCTTGACTCCCGACGAGGAGCGAGCACTCCGCCTCAGTCTCCGGGAGGATATCACCGACGTCGAAATGGCCCGGCAGATGAACTGCAGCAGAACGTCATTCAAACGCAAGATGGCTGTTGCGCGCCGCAGACTGGTGCAAGCGGTACGGACCTCCGGTGCGGTGCCAGCCCCCGGAACATAA
- the algC gene encoding Phosphomannomutase/phosphoglucomutase — protein sequence MGQYLACFKAYDVRGIVPDELNPELAYDIGRAYADETGAQTVCVGYDIRLSGPSLALSLANGLADAGIKVVDLGLVGTEMVYFATAFYGYDGGIMITASHNPPQYNGMKMVRQESRPISSDTGLNLIEKRAFEKQFDRSAATQPPRQSHPSLYADYVKHLLTFVNPVELRPLRILANPGNGAAGIAVEAVAPYLPLQITRMHFDPDGSFPNGVPNPILESSRAEMEAKMREDGTYDFGVAWDGDYDRCFFLDGHGNFIEGYYIVGLLAQSILGVDPKQTIIYDPRLYWNTLDIANRLGGKAVVCKSGHAFIKEKMRAEDAVYGGEMSAHHYFRGHWYCDSGMIPLMLIAHLISQSGKSLGELVGEMISRFPCSGEINSVVASVPDVLARVEAAYPGGKIDRIDGLSIAYEDWRFNLRGSNTEPVIRLNVESRSNRDLMEQKTAELLELIRT from the coding sequence ATGGGCCAATACCTGGCGTGCTTCAAGGCGTACGATGTTCGCGGAATCGTTCCCGATGAACTGAATCCCGAACTGGCGTATGACATTGGTCGAGCCTATGCCGACGAAACCGGGGCGCAAACAGTCTGCGTCGGCTACGATATTCGGCTCTCCGGGCCGTCGCTCGCCCTCTCGCTCGCCAATGGCCTCGCCGATGCCGGGATCAAGGTCGTCGACCTCGGCCTGGTTGGCACCGAAATGGTGTACTTCGCGACAGCATTCTATGGCTACGACGGCGGAATCATGATCACCGCAAGCCATAACCCGCCGCAGTACAACGGCATGAAGATGGTCCGGCAAGAGAGTCGACCGATCAGCAGCGACACCGGGCTGAACCTCATCGAGAAACGCGCCTTTGAAAAGCAATTTGATCGTTCCGCGGCCACCCAACCCCCCCGGCAATCTCACCCGAGTCTCTACGCCGACTATGTCAAGCACCTGCTGACGTTCGTGAATCCGGTCGAGCTCCGACCCCTGCGCATCTTGGCGAATCCTGGCAATGGTGCTGCGGGCATCGCCGTTGAGGCAGTCGCCCCGTATTTGCCACTCCAAATCACGCGTATGCATTTTGATCCGGATGGCTCCTTTCCTAACGGTGTGCCCAATCCGATCTTGGAGTCTTCACGGGCGGAGATGGAAGCAAAAATGCGGGAAGACGGCACTTACGACTTCGGCGTGGCGTGGGACGGAGACTACGACCGCTGCTTCTTCCTCGATGGGCATGGGAACTTTATCGAGGGCTATTACATCGTTGGGCTGTTGGCGCAGTCCATCCTGGGCGTCGATCCGAAACAAACGATCATCTATGATCCCCGGCTGTATTGGAACACCCTGGACATCGCGAATCGCCTGGGTGGGAAGGCGGTTGTATGCAAGAGTGGCCACGCATTCATCAAGGAGAAGATGCGTGCGGAAGACGCAGTCTATGGCGGGGAAATGAGCGCTCACCACTACTTCCGTGGTCATTGGTACTGCGACAGCGGCATGATTCCGCTGATGCTTATCGCTCACCTGATCAGCCAAAGCGGGAAATCGTTGGGCGAGCTGGTCGGCGAAATGATCTCGCGCTTCCCATGCTCGGGAGAGATCAATTCCGTGGTGGCATCGGTACCCGACGTTCTCGCTAGAGTCGAAGCGGCTTATCCCGGCGGGAAAATCGACCGTATCGATGGTCTAAGCATTGCCTACGAAGATTGGCGATTCAACCTCCGGGGTTCAAATACTGAGCCAGTGATCCGATTGAACGTCGAAAGCCGAAGCAATCGAGACCTCATGGAGCAGAAAACGGCGGAGCTGCTTGAACTCATTCGAACCTAA
- the kdpE_2 gene encoding KDP operon transcriptional regulatory protein KdpE has translation MNNFHYTDTQFQIRPNGTQATAKEPAENLTTTGTSPKVPILVVEDDQAIRRLLAAAFSDSEFRLVEAATFLQGLAAATKGRPEVILLDLNLPDFDGVEFVRRVRTWSQVPIIVVSAEGHEDRKVDALDAGADDYVTKPFGVAELMARVRSSWRRYQRSGLPTSEPNIEVGDVVINLDTRQVKKNDELIHLTPIEYNLLVLLAKHAGRVITQRQLLTTVWGEEYSEESQYLRIYIGYLRKKLEDDPANPKLVITEPRVGYRIQG, from the coding sequence ATGAACAACTTCCACTATACGGATACACAGTTTCAGATTCGACCGAATGGCACCCAGGCCACTGCCAAGGAGCCAGCGGAAAACTTGACGACGACGGGAACGTCGCCCAAGGTACCGATCCTTGTAGTTGAAGACGACCAAGCGATTCGGAGGCTGTTGGCGGCTGCGTTTTCTGACTCCGAATTTCGGCTAGTTGAAGCTGCGACATTCTTGCAGGGACTCGCCGCCGCAACGAAGGGCCGTCCAGAGGTCATTCTTCTTGACCTGAACCTTCCCGACTTCGATGGCGTGGAATTTGTCCGGCGTGTCCGCACCTGGTCACAGGTACCGATTATCGTCGTATCTGCAGAGGGGCATGAGGACCGCAAGGTTGACGCCCTTGACGCCGGAGCGGACGACTATGTCACCAAACCGTTCGGAGTTGCCGAGCTCATGGCGCGCGTTCGCTCATCCTGGCGCCGCTACCAGCGGAGCGGGCTCCCAACCTCGGAGCCAAACATAGAAGTTGGCGATGTCGTGATCAATCTGGATACGCGGCAAGTCAAAAAGAACGACGAATTGATCCACCTAACTCCCATTGAATATAACTTATTAGTACTGCTTGCGAAGCACGCAGGGCGCGTCATTACTCAGCGCCAGTTATTGACTACAGTTTGGGGTGAAGAATACTCCGAGGAGTCTCAGTATCTGCGAATTTACATTGGGTACCTTCGCAAGAAATTAGAAGACGATCCCGCCAATCCGAAGCTGGTCATCACCGAGCCTCGAGTGGGATACCGCATTCAGGGCTGA
- the panB gene encoding 3-methyl-2-oxobutanoate hydroxymethyltransferase, which produces MKGDRPIVCLTAYDFPSGQWADAAGVDLILVGDSLGNVVQGQSTTIPVTVEEMAYHTRIVARAVRQALLVTDMPFGSFQSGVNAAVENAVTLMKGGAEAVKLEGPYADEIRAMCKAGIPVMGHVGMTPQSYHQFGGFKVQGREVEEGERVLDEARQIADAGAFAIVLELIPIDLARFITDTLDIPTIGIGAGPHCDGQIQVLHDVLGLSEGMFRHAKRYIEGRELLGKAIEEYAEDVRAARFPTREHGF; this is translated from the coding sequence ATGAAGGGCGACCGTCCCATCGTCTGTCTCACCGCATACGACTTTCCGAGCGGTCAATGGGCGGATGCGGCCGGCGTTGACCTGATCCTGGTAGGAGACTCCCTCGGCAATGTCGTCCAGGGCCAATCGACGACCATCCCGGTAACCGTCGAGGAAATGGCCTACCACACCCGGATCGTTGCGCGTGCGGTTCGCCAGGCGCTTCTTGTTACGGACATGCCTTTTGGAAGCTTTCAGTCGGGCGTCAATGCTGCGGTAGAGAACGCCGTGACGCTGATGAAGGGTGGCGCCGAAGCCGTCAAGCTCGAAGGTCCTTATGCCGATGAGATTCGGGCAATGTGCAAGGCAGGCATTCCCGTAATGGGCCATGTGGGAATGACCCCCCAAAGCTATCACCAGTTTGGCGGATTCAAAGTACAGGGTCGAGAGGTTGAAGAAGGGGAGCGGGTCCTCGACGAAGCACGGCAAATTGCTGACGCCGGTGCGTTTGCGATCGTTTTGGAGCTCATACCGATCGACTTGGCCCGCTTCATAACCGATACCCTAGACATTCCGACGATCGGAATCGGAGCCGGCCCACACTGCGACGGACAGATTCAGGTGCTGCACGACGTTTTGGGACTGAGCGAAGGCATGTTCCGCCACGCCAAACGCTATATCGAGGGTAGGGAATTGCTCGGCAAAGCGATCGAAGAATACGCCGAGGACGTGCGAGCCGCCCGCTTCCCGACCAGGGAGCATGGCTTTTGA
- a CDS encoding putative oxidoreductase, whose product MLDEVRGEALSMGALSAATFTHDITSRTNETLAKFVSATFHSPFALVNAAGGAGFGDVMTVSQDEMVDQVERNLIGTMLMCHALLPAMVEFGAGHIVNVLSVCSKVAFAGTAAYGAAKAGALMFTNCLNAEVRKKGVRVSGLMPGAVDTPLWDGKGWKPEQSDMLKPAAVAQTIVDILESPADRSFDEVFLMPPKGVL is encoded by the coding sequence ATGCTCGACGAAGTTCGGGGTGAGGCACTGAGCATGGGAGCGCTCTCGGCCGCCACTTTTACCCACGACATCACCAGCCGCACAAACGAGACGCTTGCCAAGTTTGTATCCGCCACGTTTCACTCACCGTTTGCGCTGGTCAATGCGGCAGGCGGGGCCGGGTTCGGCGACGTGATGACCGTATCGCAGGATGAAATGGTGGATCAGGTGGAGCGCAACCTCATAGGCACGATGCTGATGTGCCATGCCCTCCTTCCGGCCATGGTCGAATTTGGTGCCGGCCATATCGTCAACGTCCTGAGCGTCTGCAGCAAGGTCGCCTTTGCCGGTACGGCGGCTTATGGAGCGGCCAAGGCCGGCGCCCTAATGTTTACCAACTGTTTGAATGCAGAGGTCCGTAAGAAGGGGGTAAGAGTTAGCGGACTGATGCCCGGTGCCGTGGATACGCCGTTATGGGATGGCAAGGGCTGGAAGCCGGAACAATCCGATATGCTCAAGCCTGCGGCGGTCGCTCAAACGATCGTGGATATTTTGGAGTCTCCGGCAGATCGGTCTTTTGACGAGGTGTTTCTCATGCCTCCAAAGGGCGTGCTTTAG
- the yfkN gene encoding Trifunctional nucleotide phosphoesterase protein YfkN: MPLRILHTGDFHGKLDPKRLVPLKALRSQAELYFDCGDGVSFGNLAIPTKIDPVWQRLADLSCTATVPGNRESHVLSSAHLKKLAGAAQPILCANLVDRAGKPVHQASVVVDGVGIFGVMVPMVTERMASKVISDYLWLNPIKTAKRIVAELRPKVEVLIALTHIGYPQDVALVGECPGIDLILGGHSHTLLEEPVLHGETWVAHTGSHGRFAGLYSYDSGTKTLSGSLHSLAPSG; the protein is encoded by the coding sequence TTGCCGCTGCGGATTCTCCACACCGGCGACTTTCACGGAAAACTCGACCCCAAGCGCTTGGTGCCGCTCAAGGCGCTACGATCGCAAGCCGAGCTGTACTTCGACTGTGGCGATGGGGTTAGCTTCGGCAATCTCGCCATCCCGACCAAGATCGATCCGGTTTGGCAGCGGCTGGCTGACCTCTCTTGCACGGCAACGGTTCCGGGAAATCGTGAGTCTCACGTTCTCTCAAGTGCCCACCTGAAGAAACTCGCAGGAGCCGCTCAGCCGATCCTGTGCGCAAACCTCGTGGATCGTGCCGGAAAACCGGTTCACCAGGCCTCAGTGGTTGTCGACGGCGTCGGGATCTTCGGTGTTATGGTCCCGATGGTGACCGAGCGCATGGCCAGCAAGGTGATCAGCGATTATCTATGGCTCAATCCAATCAAGACGGCAAAGCGAATCGTCGCGGAACTCAGGCCAAAGGTGGAAGTGCTGATCGCTCTAACCCATATCGGATATCCGCAGGATGTCGCCCTCGTGGGGGAATGCCCTGGGATTGACCTCATTCTGGGCGGGCATTCCCATACCCTGCTTGAGGAACCGGTGCTGCACGGAGAGACGTGGGTTGCCCACACCGGCAGTCATGGGAGGTTTGCTGGTCTCTATTCCTATGATTCCGGCACGAAAACCCTTAGCGGAAGCCTGCATAGCCTCGCGCCAAGCGGATAA
- the panC gene encoding Pantothenate synthetase — translation MGALHEGHLSLIRRAASENEAAWVSIFVNPLQFGPGEDFSRYPRSEAQDFEAAEAAGCRVMFAPDVTTMLADDTTSVVVPDISDLWEGTHRPGHFVGVATIVLKLFNILRPRVAYFGWKDFQQCMVIRRMVEDLFVPVELTFCDTVREADGLAMSSRNRYLSPAERAKAVLLYQTLMNLRSGLRSVPGLETTGLFETAVKVLSGGGFSVDYLALVDEKTLQQVDRWQPCARLIVAARIGSTRLIDNVSTDG, via the coding sequence ATGGGTGCGCTCCACGAGGGACACCTGTCCCTCATTCGACGCGCCGCAAGCGAGAATGAGGCTGCTTGGGTCTCGATATTCGTAAACCCTCTTCAGTTCGGTCCGGGTGAGGACTTTTCTCGTTACCCAAGGTCGGAAGCGCAGGATTTCGAAGCCGCTGAAGCCGCCGGTTGCCGGGTGATGTTTGCTCCCGACGTAACAACTATGCTAGCCGATGACACCACGTCGGTTGTGGTCCCTGACATTTCCGACCTATGGGAAGGCACGCATCGGCCCGGACATTTTGTCGGAGTTGCAACCATCGTGCTAAAGCTATTCAATATTTTGAGGCCAAGGGTAGCTTACTTTGGGTGGAAGGACTTCCAGCAATGCATGGTCATCCGACGAATGGTGGAAGACCTTTTCGTTCCTGTTGAGCTGACGTTCTGTGACACTGTTCGGGAGGCGGACGGATTGGCGATGTCAAGTCGTAATCGGTATCTTTCACCGGCAGAACGTGCAAAAGCAGTATTGCTCTATCAGACCCTCATGAACTTGAGATCTGGGCTTCGATCGGTTCCGGGCCTTGAGACCACGGGATTGTTTGAAACCGCCGTGAAAGTACTGAGTGGAGGGGGATTTTCTGTTGATTATCTTGCCCTGGTGGACGAGAAAACCCTTCAACAAGTCGACCGATGGCAGCCGTGTGCGCGTCTGATAGTTGCGGCTAGGATCGGATCGACACGCCTTATCGATAACGTTTCCACAGACGGCTGA
- the gcvT_2 gene encoding Aminomethyltransferase → MCETLENPTGLDHHYRLLRETCGWVDMSHLAFIEITGEDRKGWLQGQVTNDMRALRSFGSLSACMCQPTGQLLAALRIWSLADRYMVLVDRSAVDAVLQRCREMVVMEDVQARAWDGIWVSLQGPTATRQLTSMFELPSLDAGNVSIGKAEAVCLRSNHSGYGGWDLLLPATAKVVRKKILESVEQVMPTAFDIARLETGIPRFGIDTDSKTLPPELGPAFEAQNINYSKGCYTGQEILMRIHSRGHTNRTWMGLQADAEMRAGAKIIKQRQEIGTITSSGFSPTFGPIAAAYIKNEFAMSGEQVEIEGQTADVLDLPFLRFG, encoded by the coding sequence ATGTGCGAGACGCTTGAAAACCCCACTGGATTGGATCACCACTATCGCCTGCTCCGTGAAACATGCGGATGGGTAGACATGTCCCATCTTGCCTTCATCGAGATTACCGGGGAGGACAGAAAGGGATGGCTTCAGGGTCAAGTTACCAACGATATGCGCGCCCTGCGGTCATTTGGCTCGCTTTCGGCCTGCATGTGCCAGCCAACGGGTCAGTTGCTGGCCGCACTTCGAATTTGGTCTCTTGCTGACCGCTATATGGTGCTCGTGGACCGAAGCGCCGTAGATGCCGTCTTGCAGCGGTGCCGAGAAATGGTCGTCATGGAGGACGTTCAAGCTCGGGCTTGGGACGGGATATGGGTTAGCCTCCAAGGCCCAACGGCCACCCGACAACTGACATCCATGTTCGAATTGCCCTCCCTAGACGCCGGCAACGTTTCGATTGGGAAGGCCGAAGCGGTGTGCCTTCGATCCAACCACTCGGGTTACGGTGGTTGGGACCTGCTGCTCCCCGCGACCGCAAAGGTTGTTCGGAAAAAGATTCTTGAATCGGTCGAACAGGTCATGCCCACCGCCTTCGATATCGCGCGGTTGGAGACCGGCATTCCGCGGTTCGGAATTGACACTGATTCCAAGACCCTTCCTCCTGAGCTCGGACCTGCCTTCGAAGCCCAGAACATCAACTACAGCAAGGGTTGTTACACCGGCCAAGAGATCTTGATGCGCATTCATAGTCGCGGCCATACCAATCGCACTTGGATGGGCCTGCAGGCAGACGCCGAAATGCGTGCCGGAGCGAAGATCATCAAGCAGCGTCAAGAGATCGGCACAATCACAAGCTCTGGTTTCTCTCCTACGTTTGGCCCAATCGCCGCCGCGTACATCAAGAACGAGTTCGCCATGTCCGGCGAGCAAGTCGAGATCGAAGGGCAAACCGCGGACGTTCTCGATCTGCCGTTTCTAAGGTTCGGATAG
- the yciF gene encoding Protein YciF: MNQKDGLHELYIHTLQDSYSAEKQITNALPKVIDAVNDGQLKQALSSHLQETIGHAAQVKAMIETYGEDADGEMCDGMKGLLEEGESIIKDFDNGPVRDAALISACQKVEHYEMAAYGTLRVFASHLGYQEDINRLSDILGQEYNADDTLTQIAEGSVNWKAEGAQMPNMAGN; encoded by the coding sequence ATGAACCAAAAGGACGGGCTGCACGAGCTATATATCCACACGCTTCAAGACTCATACAGTGCTGAGAAGCAAATCACCAACGCACTGCCAAAAGTTATCGATGCCGTTAACGATGGACAGTTGAAGCAGGCACTTTCTTCGCATCTGCAGGAGACGATCGGGCATGCAGCTCAAGTCAAGGCCATGATCGAAACCTACGGTGAGGATGCCGATGGTGAAATGTGTGATGGAATGAAGGGCCTCTTGGAAGAGGGCGAATCCATCATCAAAGATTTCGACAACGGTCCCGTGCGGGATGCGGCGCTAATCAGCGCTTGTCAAAAGGTCGAGCATTACGAAATGGCTGCGTACGGCACCTTGCGGGTGTTTGCGTCCCACCTCGGCTACCAGGAAGATATCAACCGCTTATCGGACATCCTGGGCCAGGAATACAATGCGGACGACACACTGACGCAAATTGCCGAAGGAAGTGTGAACTGGAAGGCTGAAGGCGCCCAAATGCCGAATATGGCGGGAAACTAA
- the fumC gene encoding Fumarate hydratase class II: MEFRVERDSLGEVKVPIGVYWGSQAERSRQLFPISGLTEHPRMIDAFVMVKKAAAEANAELGLLDAEVGRAIVQAADDVLGGKYRDQFPVDVFHMGAGTSFNMNVNEVLANRAEEILGGALGSYSLVNPNDHVNYGQSTNDTFPTAMRVMSRLLLSDLLVAVDELAVGFEAKGREFDGILKSGRTHLQDAVPIRLGQEFAAYAVAIRKAKRWLVEAGYELEELGIGGSAAGTGMNTHPDYRRRVVERLSSYTGIPFRPAGDLRESMQSNLAMAALAAGLRLLCLELTRISNDLRLLCSGPLTGFAEIVLPPVQPGSSIMPGKINPSMAENLNIVLFQVLGQCQSIDYCVQAGQLELNVMMPGMAFSSQFSLQILTNTLRTFTSNCVLGIEADAERCRQYAETSPSLATALNTYLGYKVAADVVKQALKERKTVPEIVRSQGLLDEETLKKALDPALLTEPGIPGKN; this comes from the coding sequence ATGGAATTCCGGGTGGAGAGGGACAGCCTTGGCGAAGTCAAGGTGCCAATCGGTGTGTATTGGGGCAGTCAGGCGGAAAGGTCTAGACAATTGTTCCCCATCAGCGGCTTGACAGAACACCCCAGGATGATCGACGCCTTCGTCATGGTTAAAAAGGCGGCGGCTGAGGCAAACGCCGAGTTGGGACTGCTCGATGCGGAGGTCGGTCGTGCGATCGTGCAGGCCGCTGACGACGTGCTTGGTGGGAAATACCGGGATCAGTTCCCGGTCGACGTCTTCCACATGGGCGCCGGCACAAGCTTCAACATGAACGTTAACGAGGTCTTGGCGAACAGGGCAGAGGAGATTCTCGGCGGAGCCCTTGGCTCCTATTCGCTGGTCAATCCTAACGATCATGTGAACTACGGCCAAAGCACGAACGACACTTTCCCGACCGCTATGCGAGTGATGTCGCGATTGCTCCTATCCGATCTCTTGGTAGCCGTTGATGAGCTCGCCGTCGGCTTCGAGGCCAAGGGAAGAGAGTTCGATGGCATTCTGAAGAGCGGCAGAACCCACCTGCAGGATGCCGTACCAATTCGCTTGGGACAGGAATTTGCCGCCTATGCCGTCGCCATCCGTAAGGCGAAGCGGTGGCTGGTGGAGGCCGGCTATGAGCTTGAAGAGCTGGGAATCGGTGGCAGTGCGGCTGGCACCGGAATGAACACCCATCCGGACTATCGAAGGCGGGTGGTGGAGCGGCTGAGCTCTTACACCGGCATTCCGTTCCGGCCGGCAGGAGACCTCCGGGAATCGATGCAGAGCAATCTGGCCATGGCCGCCTTGGCGGCCGGACTGCGGTTGCTGTGTCTGGAACTGACGCGCATATCAAACGACCTCCGGCTGCTTTGTTCCGGCCCGTTGACCGGATTTGCGGAAATCGTGTTGCCCCCGGTTCAGCCGGGCTCGAGCATTATGCCGGGCAAGATCAACCCTTCGATGGCGGAGAATCTGAATATCGTTCTCTTTCAGGTTCTCGGGCAGTGTCAGAGTATCGACTATTGTGTCCAGGCGGGCCAGCTTGAACTAAACGTCATGATGCCGGGAATGGCATTCTCCTCACAGTTCAGCCTCCAAATTTTGACGAACACCCTAAGAACCTTTACGAGTAACTGCGTCCTCGGGATTGAGGCAGACGCCGAACGCTGCCGCCAGTACGCCGAAACGTCTCCGTCGCTTGCGACGGCGCTTAATACTTACCTGGGCTACAAGGTAGCGGCAGATGTGGTCAAGCAAGCCCTGAAGGAACGCAAGACAGTTCCAGAGATCGTACGGTCGCAGGGCCTTTTGGACGAGGAGACCCTTAAAAAAGCATTAGATCCGGCCTTGCTCACCGAGCCTGGAATACCTGGTAAAAATTAG